The window GCGGCGTCACGGGCGGGCAGAATTCGGCCCCTGCTTTTGTGGATTTGGATGGCGATGGAGACGACGATCTGGTCATTGGTAATTATGATGGGACATTCAATTATTATGAAAATATGCTCGCTTCCAACGAGATCGTTTCGATAAAAGTACCGTCTGAGTTCCGGTTGTTCAATGTATTTCCAAATCCTTTCAATCCAGTGGCTCAAATTCTATTTGAATTGCCAAAATCCGCGCCGGTCACTATCCGGATATTTGATCTGTCCGGCAGGCAAATATTTGAAAAACACTGGAATATTTTACCCGAAGGCAAACATAAGTGTTTCTGGGATGGAGCTAGGGCCGCGTCGGGTGTTTACATTGTCCAGGTCTATAACGGCGAAAATAGGCAGTCCGTCAAGGCTGTTTTGATGAAATAAGAAGGGAAATATTCGGCATTTAAACTGGGATAAATCCCAAATGTTCATGAAGTGAAATTTCAACAAATTAAGGTAAGATGAAGAGATGGTATTAATAATCTGAATTATAATTGACATTAATTGTTAGTATAATGTTTTTTAATTGAAAGTAATCGTAGCCTAAAAAGATATTTCGATGTAAATAGTTTGTTGATACGTCCGCCCGTTTTTGGTTTTCGGTTAGAAAAATCCGTTAAAAGCAATTCAGGAATCGAAGTCTTTTACCGGTTGGAATTACTCCGGTCATGATAAATAAATTGGTAATAGTCATTAGAATTCGCGCAGGCGTAAACTAAAAAGGCTGGACAATCGCCCGGCCATCTGCGAATTGTGAGGGTCATTATAAATCTGAATGTGATCCGGTTCTGGTAAGGTACAGGTTATTTTTATCCTCTTTCCAGATCAGTAACCAGCCCGGTTTCAGGTGACATTCCCGATAACCTTCCATATTTCCGTGTAAGAAATGGGCTTTATACTCAGGCGGGATTATTTGTTCGTTACATAACAATTTGAGAAAATTGTATAAAACCGAAAGATCAAGTCCTCTTCGCTCGGTACATTTTAAA of the Candidatus Marinimicrobia bacterium CG08_land_8_20_14_0_20_45_22 genome contains:
- a CDS encoding type II toxin-antitoxin system mRNA interferase toxin, RelE/StbE family codes for the protein MKILKPTSQFKKDLKCTERRGLDLSVLYNFLKLLCNEQIIPPEYKAHFLHGNMEGYRECHLKPGWLLIWKEDKNNLYLTRTGSHSDL